ACATCAGCCGCGCGTCCATCGCCAGCGTCATGGTTGCACCGATTCCGACGGCCGCACCGTTGATTGCGGCGATCACCGGTTTACGACAGGCATGGATTGCGAGGGTGACACGACCGCCCGTGTCGCGGATCCGGCGCAATTCGGGGTCGTCGAGATTCTTCATGTCGGCAAGAGTGGGGCGTTTCGACTCGTCGAGTCCGAACACATTCCCTTCACTCGACAGGTCCATGCCGGCGCAGAAAGCGCGCCCTGCTCCGGTGACGATCACGGCCCGGACCGTGTCGTCGTCGTTCACCGACACGAAGGTGTGCTCGAGTTCGTCGGCCATCTCGACGGTGAACGCATTGAGACGGTCGGGACGGTTGAGGACCACGGTGAGGATGCCGTCCTCGACTTCGTGGCGAAGGGTGGTGTATTCCATGACTTCTCCCGTCTGCCTGTCAGGCAAGGTCGGCGGCAATCCTGCGGATGGCGGCTTCGGCATCGCTCACGATGTCCGAAATGATCGTCTTGCAGGGAAGCACGGCATCGATGAGACCTTGGGACTGGCCGGCCCACCACATGCCGCCTTCCATGTTCCCCTTCTCCAGCACTTCCGTTCGGCCGCGTACCCCGGAGGCGAGGTGTGCGACGTCGGAGAACGTGGCGTCAGGGCGGGCGGAGAGGGCTGCGATCGTCTCGGAGACGGAGTTGCGGGCCACACGTGCGGTATTACGGAACTCTCGGAACACGAGGATGGTCTGGCGTTCGTCGTTGGCAACGATCTGGGCCTTGACGTTCGGATGCACAGGAGCTTCGTCGCTGGCCACGAACCTGGTGCCCATGTTGATTGCGCATGCGCCGAGGGCCAGTGCTGCGGCCAATCCGTCGCCGGTGGCGAATCCGCCACTGGCGATGATCGGGATGTCGAGCACGCGCGCTGCGGCGGGGATGAGGATCAGGCCGGGGATGTCCTCGTTGCCGGGATGGCCGGCGCACTCGAACCCGTCGATACTGACGGCGTCGACACCCATGGACTGTGCTTTGATCGCATGCCGGACCGCTACCGCTTTGTGGATGACCTTGATCCCGGCGGCTTTGAACGCCGCTACATGTTCCTGGGGGTTGCTGCCGGCGGTTTCCACGATGGTGATGCCGCTGTCGATGATCGCGGCCCGGTAGTCGTCGTACGGCACGGGAGTGACGGTGGGCAGCAGGGTGAGATTGACACCGAACGGCTTATCGGTCATCTCCCGGCACCGGGCGATCTCAGCGACGAGAGCTTCGGGGGTGGGTTGCGTCAGCGCGGTGAGAAACCCCAAACCCCCGGCATTGGCCACCGCGGAGATCAGCTCCGCGGTGCCGACCCCGGTCATGCCACCGCACACCACCGGGTGCTCGATCCCGAAAGTGTCGGTGAAACGTGTGCGCAGCACGATCACGGCCTCCCTGCGTGCGGAACGTCGACTCTCGTCGAGAGGACCTTGGCTTCACGCGCAGCGCTGCGCTTGGCTTCGTCGAAATCCGGTGCGACCGAGAGGAATAGTGTGCGACCGTCATCGCCACCGAGCGCAACCGCGAACACTCCCAGCGGAGCCGTACTCACCTCGTCCAGGATGGTTCCGCCTTCGGCCAGGCGGACGGCACGTTGGTTGACGCAGTCGGCGATCCAGATGGCACCTTCAGCGTCGAGGGCCTGACCATCAGGTGCAATCGTGCACGCCGCAAGCCTCTTCTCCACGCTCGGCTCGTCGCCGAGATCGCCGAACGAGGCGAAGTCCTGACGGGGGCCGAGTGTGCCGTCCGGTTCGATATCGAATCGGGAGACGCGGTTGCCGAACAGTTCGTTGACGTACAGCGTTCTTCCGTCCGGGGAGATGCACATACCGTTCGGGAAGGACAGTCCTTCGGCAGCTACTCGGGAAGTGCCGTCGGTGTCGACGAGGACCACAACGCCGTGCTCGTGATCGGCACCTCCCATGAGGTCGAATCCGAACTCGCCGACGTATGCCTGACCGTTCGCGGCGACGACCATGTCGTTGGCGTGACCGTGGCAGTGTTCGGAGATGTCGGCGTGCTCGACGAGCGAGCCGTCGGGTTCGCGGCGCAGGACTTTGCGATCCTTCATCGAGACGACGAGCATGCGCCCGTCGGGAAGCCATCCGAGTCCGGACGGCTGGTGTTCGACGGTGCAGACCTGTTCGATGGATCCGTCGGCGTTCACGGCATTGACCGAGTGGGTGTAGAAATCCACGAACCACAGTCGGCCCTCATGCCACCGAGGTCCCTCGGTGTAGGTGAATCCTGTTGCGACTTCCGTCATTGGACGACTTGTCATGGGAGTACCTTTCTTCCGGCGCTCGTTGCCCGCTGGGCTCGGCCGGTGTCGGCCGGGCGCCTATGCGGGTGAGGTGGCTCCAGTCTCGGGATCCTCACGGCGGTCGAGGTGTCCCACAACGCAACAGTGCGGACGAGTTCATCGGGCGCTGTCGCAAATTCGGACGGTTCGGTGCCAGGGTTGGTGTGCAGGCTGGTCGTACCCTCGCTCACCTGATCCGGAGGAATGCGCCATGCTCACCACGATGATGGATCGTCCACTGCTGATCAGCTCGCTGCTGTGGCGTGCTGAGAACGTCTTCGCCGACCGGGTCGGAGTCTCGTGCGACGCAACCCGCGGAGACCGAGAGTTCACCTACCGCGATCTCGGCGCGACCGCACGCCGGTTTGCTGGTTCCTTCGAGAACTTGGGCATCGGGTTCGGAACCAGGGTTGCGACGTTGGCCTGGAACACCTTCGAGCATCTTGTCGCCTACTACGCAGTTCCTGCGTGCGGGGCAGTGCTGCACACGGTCAACCATCGGATGTCACCCGAGCACATCGCCTACACAATGGACAAGGCCGAGGACGAGGTTGTGCTGATCGACGCTGATCTGTTGCCCGTACTCCTCGAGATTCTCCCGCGCCTCCCGCGGATCCGGCATGTGGTGGTCATCGGTGATCTCGAGCAGGCCGAGTATTCGATATCTGCAGAGGTGACCTGGTGGTCGTTCGACGGATTGCTGCTCGATGCCGTGCCGATCGGGGAATTCCCGGAGTTCGACGAGACGACCGCATCGTCGATTTGTTTCACCTCGGGTACCACCGGGCTGCCCAAGGGGGTCGTGTACAGCCATCGAAGTACGGTGCTGCACGCGATGGCGATCAGTGCTTCCGGGGGCGTCGCGATCGACGGTCGGCACTCGTACCTGCTTGCCACGCAGATGTCCCACGTACACAGTTGGGGTGTTCCGTACGCGGGGGTGCTGCAGGGCGCACGTCTCGTCCTCCCCGGGCCGCACCCCTCGCCCGCGGAGCTGCTGCGCATCATCACGGATCAGACACCCGATGTCTTCGTCGGCGCCCCGGCCGTGGCGGCGCTCATGCGTGCACAGTTCGATGCCGATCCCGAGCGTTACGACCTCGGAAGTTTGCAGACCATGTGGTTGGGCGGGCAGGTGCTGCCACCAGTGCTGGTGAGGTGGTGGGCGGAGCGGGGAGTGGCGACCGTCAACGGGTGGGGGATGACCGAAACCTCCCCTATGGGAACTTTCAGCAACTCGGCCGATTGCCAAGGCAGACCCTTGCCGTTGTTCCAGGTGCGTGTCGTCGACGAAGAGGGTCGGAAGCTGCCGTGGAATGGCTTCACCACCGGCGAGCTGGAGGTTCGTTCGCCGTGGGTGACCGGGACGTACCTCGACGACGACCGCGCCGCCGAGGCGTTCGACGCCGGCTGGCTGCGCAGCGGCGACGTCGCGGTGATCCACCCGGACGGCCGGCTGGAGATCCGCGACCGGGTCAAAGACCTCATCAAGAGCGGAGGAGAATGGATCTCTTCCGTCGAGGTCGAGAACCAGCTGCTCCTGCATCCGGCGGTGGTGGAAGCCGCTGTCATCGCGGTACCGCACGAAACCTGGCAGGAGCGCCCCTTGGCGTGGGTTCGGACAACGGAGGAGGTCTCCGATGATCAGCTTCGGGCCCACTTGGCGGTCACCCTGCCGAAGTTCTGGCTCCCCGACACGTTCGTGCGGGTAGACGAGGTCCCCAAGACGTCAGTGGGCAAATTGGACAAGGTGCGCATGCGCCGGATGTGGGCCCAGAAGTCCGTGGTGTAGCGTTCTGGGACACCCATGGTCCATGTGACCTCTATTACATAATGTTCGTACTGACCGTGAGGTGTTCGAGGTGGTGATGACGTGACCGAGCGGCTTGGCATGCACGTAGACGATCGCAATTCCGATAGGTATGACTCCGACAGGTATGACAATGCTTCGCCACGAGTGCGGCCGGAGATCGAGCAGTCCTGGCGCCGCTGCCGTGCCATCGGGGCGGCTTCGGACGGTTCTCGTCTGCGCTACATCGATACCCCCACAGACTCGAAGCTTGTGCGTGCGGCGCGGCCGGTCCTGGATCGGTTGGCCGATCAACTCGCCGATGCACCGGTGACGATCCTGCTCGCCTCGCAGGATGCGACCATCGTCGACCGGCGGGCCGGGCAGCGGTCGCTGCTCGGTCGTCTCGACCGGGCCCAGGTCGCCCCGGGGTTCATCTTCGCCGAGGAATGCGCCGGAACCAACGGGATCGGCACCGCCCTCGAAGAACGCAAAGCGTTCCGGGTCCGCGGGGAAGAGCACCTGCTCGAGTCGCTGCACCCGCTGGCCTGTGTCGGCTCCCCGATCGTCGACCCGGTCTCACGCGCGGTGACCGGCATCGTCGACATCACCTGCCAGGTCGACGATGTCAACGAGCTGATGGCACCGCTGGTGCTCTCGGCGGTACGCGACATCGAAGAACGACTGTTCGCCCTGTCCGCCCGCAGCGAGCAGAACCTGCTGCGCGAATACATGCGCAGCAAACGCCGCGGCCACGCCGCGGTGGTGGCGATGAGCCGGGACACGGTGATCGCGACCCCGACGGTGTCACGGTTGATGGACTCGACCGATCAGATGATGATCTGGGACTGGATCAGCACCCATCTGGCCGCCAAGGACGAATGGGAAGGACCGCTGCGTTTCGCCGAGGGGATCGACGTGCGGGTCCATGCCCGCCGGGTCGGTGAGTCCACCGATCCGCTCAGCGCGATCATCGAACTGCGCCCGCTGGCCTCCCCGGCTCCGCCGCGTCCGCGCGCCCGCCTGGCCCCCGCCGCGCCCGCCGGTGCGGCGCCGGCGACGCGTATCGCCGGCCGCAGCCTGGCCGCGCACCGACTCCAGGACCGGGTCGACGAGATCGCCGCGACCGTCGCGCCGGTGCTGATCATCGGCGAGTCCGGTGTCGGCAAAACCCATCTGGCCCGGCAGATCCAGCACCGCTGGGGACCGAACGCCCCGGTCCCGAGCGTCGACGCGTCGACGTTGACCCCCTCGGCGGTGGCCGAGTTGCGGGCGCGTCTGTCCGGCAGTTTCGCGTGCATCCTCGAGCACCTCGACGAGGTCCCCGACGACGCTGTCGCTCCTACCCGGCGGTTGCTCGACGCCGCCGTCGAGCTCGGTGCACCGGTGATCGCCACCGCCACCTCGAGCACCCCCGACGATCTGCGCCATCAGGTGCAGACCCATGTGCGGCGCAGTGTGTGCATCCCACCGCTGCGCCAGCGCATCGAAGATCTCACCGATCTCGCGCGGGAGTTGCTCGCCGCCGAATTCCCCGACCGTCCGACCCCGCAACTGCAACCGGCCGCGCATCGGGCGTTGATCGACCATCACTGGCCCGGCAACCTGCGCGAACTCGCCTCGGTGCTCAGTACCGCGGCGGCACGGTCGATGGGATTCGACATCAAACTCGAACATCTGCCCGCCGACTACCGCACCCTCGGTGCCGGCCGCCGGTTGACCTCGCTCGAACGCACCGAACGCGAAGCGATCGTCCGCGCCCTCGACGAGTCCGACGGCAACAAATCCCTCGCCGCCCACCGACTCGGTGTGGCCCGCTCGACCCTCTACCGCAAGATCCGCGCACTGGGCCTGGAAAACGAAACGTTCGGTTCCTGACCCCTGAAACACTCTGTCGCATAACGGGACATCTCCAACGGCACGGTGAACGAGACGATGATATGGGGTAGGCAATCACTCCTTGCCTCCTCACATCGTCCGTCTGGACGGTGACGTCCACCCGATCCGAAGGATGACCCATCATGAAGCGAACGGTGTACGGCGATGATCACGAGGCTTACCGACACTCTGTCCGCGAGTTTCTCGCTCGATGGTTCGAGCCCCTGGCCGCCGACGTTCGTGCCAACAGGGCATTGCCGCGAGAGTTCTGGCTTGCCGCGGGTAAGCACGACCTGTTGGGACTCGAAGTACCCGAACGATATTCAGGTGTCGAGGCAGGGGATTATCGCTTCAATGCGGTTCTCATCGAGGAATTGGCCAGGATGAACGCCGCGTTGGCGTCGAGCGTGAGTATTCACTGTGACGTCGTGGCGCCGTATCTGGTGCACCTGACCACCGACGAACAGAAGGCCAGGTGGCTCCCAGGACTGTGTTCCGGGGACGTGCTCACTGCCATCGGAATGACCGAACCCGGTGGGGGATCGGATCTGGCCGCACTGAAGACCACCGCAGTGCGGGACGGCAACGGGTGGTTGCTCTCGGGTGCCAAGACATTCATCACCAACGGTTACTCTGCAGACCTGGTGATCATTCCTGCACGTACCTCTCCATCGAAGAAGGCCAAGGGAATTACCCTCTTCGGCGTGGACACGTCCTTGCCCGGATTCGAGCGTGGCCGCAAACTCGACAAGGTCGGACAGGACGAAGCAGACACCGCTGAACTCTTCCTCGACCGGGTGCGCGTCACCGATGACGACGTGATCGGCGAGCTCGATCGAGGATTCATCCACATGATGTCCTTCCTGCCCCAGGAACGACTCGGATGCGCCATTGCCAATCTCGCGCACGCTGCGCAGATTCTGCTCGAGACGATCGACTACTGCCGAGAACGGAAGGCATTCGGGCAGTCCATCGGAACGTTCCAACACAACAAGTTCTTGCTTGCCGAACTGGTGACACAGCTCGACGTGACACAGGCCTACGTCGACCGCTGCATCGAAGCCCACTCGGAGGGGATGTTGACACCGATCGATGCGGCCAAGGCGAAGTGGTGGACTGCGGAGATCCAGAACCGGATCCTCGATCATTGTGTGCAACTGCACGGGGGATACGGCTACATGAACGAGTACCGAGTGGCACGAGCCTGGCGGGATGCCCGGGTCACGAAGATCTGGGCGGGATCGAACGAAATCATGAAAGAACTGATCGGTCGCGATCTGGGCTTCTGATCTCGGCGTCGAGTACCGATCGTTCTGTCGTGAGTGCAGCGGGTTCGAATGTCGCACGGTAAGCGAATTAGTTTGTGCTGCTTACTAATACGTGTGTCGTATCGGATTGTCTTGACTCGATTTCGGACACTTCACATCACATGTTCGCTTCTACCGTCGTAGATGTCCGGGCGGAAACACCCGTCCCGGGAAATCTCCAGGAGGACCACATGACCGAATCCCAGGTCGCCACAGCGACCCGCAGCGGCTCGCACTCGAACAATGACGTACTCGATGTTCTGATCATCGGGGGAGGATTCTCCGGCCTGTACGCATTGGACCGACTGCGCGATCTCGGTTTCACCGTCAAAGTCTGGGACGCCGCGGGTGGATTGGGCGGAATCTGGTGGTGGAACTGCTATCCCGGAGCCCGTACCGACAGCACCGGACAGATCTACCAGTTCTCGTACAAGGACCTGTGGAAGAAGTACGACTTCACCGAACTGTATCCGGGTCACCAGGGGGTTCGTGAGTACTTCAACTATGTCGACGCACAGCTCGACCTCACCCGCGACGTCGTGTTCGACACTTTCGCCGAAGC
This is a stretch of genomic DNA from Rhodococcus rhodochrous. It encodes these proteins:
- a CDS encoding NAD(P)H-dependent flavin oxidoreductase, which gives rise to MLRTRFTDTFGIEHPVVCGGMTGVGTAELISAVANAGGLGFLTALTQPTPEALVAEIARCREMTDKPFGVNLTLLPTVTPVPYDDYRAAIIDSGITIVETAGSNPQEHVAAFKAAGIKVIHKAVAVRHAIKAQSMGVDAVSIDGFECAGHPGNEDIPGLILIPAAARVLDIPIIASGGFATGDGLAAALALGACAINMGTRFVASDEAPVHPNVKAQIVANDERQTILVFREFRNTARVARNSVSETIAALSARPDATFSDVAHLASGVRGRTEVLEKGNMEGGMWWAGQSQGLIDAVLPCKTIISDIVSDAEAAIRRIAADLA
- a CDS encoding SMP-30/gluconolactonase/LRE family protein, which gives rise to MTSRPMTEVATGFTYTEGPRWHEGRLWFVDFYTHSVNAVNADGSIEQVCTVEHQPSGLGWLPDGRMLVVSMKDRKVLRREPDGSLVEHADISEHCHGHANDMVVAANGQAYVGEFGFDLMGGADHEHGVVVLVDTDGTSRVAAEGLSFPNGMCISPDGRTLYVNELFGNRVSRFDIEPDGTLGPRQDFASFGDLGDEPSVEKRLAACTIAPDGQALDAEGAIWIADCVNQRAVRLAEGGTILDEVSTAPLGVFAVALGGDDGRTLFLSVAPDFDEAKRSAAREAKVLSTRVDVPHAGRP
- a CDS encoding long-chain fatty acid--CoA ligase — encoded protein: MLTTMMDRPLLISSLLWRAENVFADRVGVSCDATRGDREFTYRDLGATARRFAGSFENLGIGFGTRVATLAWNTFEHLVAYYAVPACGAVLHTVNHRMSPEHIAYTMDKAEDEVVLIDADLLPVLLEILPRLPRIRHVVVIGDLEQAEYSISAEVTWWSFDGLLLDAVPIGEFPEFDETTASSICFTSGTTGLPKGVVYSHRSTVLHAMAISASGGVAIDGRHSYLLATQMSHVHSWGVPYAGVLQGARLVLPGPHPSPAELLRIITDQTPDVFVGAPAVAALMRAQFDADPERYDLGSLQTMWLGGQVLPPVLVRWWAERGVATVNGWGMTETSPMGTFSNSADCQGRPLPLFQVRVVDEEGRKLPWNGFTTGELEVRSPWVTGTYLDDDRAAEAFDAGWLRSGDVAVIHPDGRLEIRDRVKDLIKSGGEWISSVEVENQLLLHPAVVEAAVIAVPHETWQERPLAWVRTTEEVSDDQLRAHLAVTLPKFWLPDTFVRVDEVPKTSVGKLDKVRMRRMWAQKSVV
- a CDS encoding sigma-54-dependent Fis family transcriptional regulator, which produces MRAARPVLDRLADQLADAPVTILLASQDATIVDRRAGQRSLLGRLDRAQVAPGFIFAEECAGTNGIGTALEERKAFRVRGEEHLLESLHPLACVGSPIVDPVSRAVTGIVDITCQVDDVNELMAPLVLSAVRDIEERLFALSARSEQNLLREYMRSKRRGHAAVVAMSRDTVIATPTVSRLMDSTDQMMIWDWISTHLAAKDEWEGPLRFAEGIDVRVHARRVGESTDPLSAIIELRPLASPAPPRPRARLAPAAPAGAAPATRIAGRSLAAHRLQDRVDEIAATVAPVLIIGESGVGKTHLARQIQHRWGPNAPVPSVDASTLTPSAVAELRARLSGSFACILEHLDEVPDDAVAPTRRLLDAAVELGAPVIATATSSTPDDLRHQVQTHVRRSVCIPPLRQRIEDLTDLARELLAAEFPDRPTPQLQPAAHRALIDHHWPGNLRELASVLSTAAARSMGFDIKLEHLPADYRTLGAGRRLTSLERTEREAIVRALDESDGNKSLAAHRLGVARSTLYRKIRALGLENETFGS
- a CDS encoding acyl-CoA dehydrogenase family protein; the protein is MKRTVYGDDHEAYRHSVREFLARWFEPLAADVRANRALPREFWLAAGKHDLLGLEVPERYSGVEAGDYRFNAVLIEELARMNAALASSVSIHCDVVAPYLVHLTTDEQKARWLPGLCSGDVLTAIGMTEPGGGSDLAALKTTAVRDGNGWLLSGAKTFITNGYSADLVIIPARTSPSKKAKGITLFGVDTSLPGFERGRKLDKVGQDEADTAELFLDRVRVTDDDVIGELDRGFIHMMSFLPQERLGCAIANLAHAAQILLETIDYCRERKAFGQSIGTFQHNKFLLAELVTQLDVTQAYVDRCIEAHSEGMLTPIDAAKAKWWTAEIQNRILDHCVQLHGGYGYMNEYRVARAWRDARVTKIWAGSNEIMKELIGRDLGF